CTGATAAAAATGACAATTTAATGGTTTTAGGAGATCTCTATATAAAAAATAATATGAAAGAAAAGGGATTAGAAATATATCAAAAGATTATCGAAAAAGATCCCAAAAACATTAAGGTCCTGTTTGAAATGGGGAATCTTTTCTTTGAACAAGGAAAATATCAAAAGGCAATCTCAGCATTAAAGAATTTATTAAACCATGAACCTGATCATGCTCCTTCTCTTAACAGATTGGCATGGATATACGCCATCCAAGAAAAAAATTTAGATGAGGGGATAAGACTTTCAGAAAAGTCACTACAATTAAAACCTAATACTGCTGGCTATCTCGATACTTTAGCAGAGCTCTATTACAAGAAGAATCAATACCAAAAAGCCATTGAGATTATAAACCAAGCTATAAAATTAGCTCCTGATAGAAGGTATTTTTATGACCAGTTAAAAAAATTCAAAAATCCCCTTAATAAATAAATATTTAATATTAACCATGGAGGAAGTATCAAAAAGGAGCAAAGAATGAAAAAGATTATCATTCAACTCTTTATTATCATTTCTCTTTTACTATCCACCTCTCCTCTGTATGGAAAAACAATATCAGAAAGGGTAATCACAATAAATGAATTATCAATCACAACAGGAGGTCTCAGCAATGAGACTGGAGAAACGATAAATTTTTATAAAGAAGATAATATCCTTAATATGAAGATCTTCATCAACAGCAATCGAGAGATAAAATGTGTGAAGATCACCACCAAAGATAAAGGGATTTTTTTTATTTTTGATGTAAAAAAAATGGTATTTAATTCTGGGAGCAAATACAGGCTTGATAAGAGCCTAATCAATCAGAGGCAAAGAGAGGATTTTCAGTTACTGGTTATTCAAAAGACCATTGATGAACTTACTATACCATAGCCCTTCGGATATCTAAAAATAAAAAAATAAATATAGAATGCTTCCCAGACAATAAAAAAGGGCAGAAATTTCTTTTCCTGCCCTCTCTATTTGTTAATTACTAACTATTTATTTTCCCATGCATACTCTGGTTTCATAAGCGGTTCATAACCTGCAGGCGCAGGAATCGGAAAAGTAAGCGTATCCCAGACACCTGCTCCCATCCTTGCCAAACCAAAAAATAATCCCTTAACAGGACCTGTAACAATTCCCCATCCGCCTTGTTCTCTGTAATCCTTTTTAATGTTTACGGGAATCTCATACCAACCTGTAAAGAAATTTATTACTCCTCTCTTCAGTTTTGTACCAGCATTCTGGGCATAAGAATCGTGGGCAAAACTTAAAATTACAAAAGCTATAAAAACAATTAAAACAAGCTTAACTAAGGTTTTCATAAAACCCCCTTTCAAAAAAGATTATAAATTTCTATGATTTCTATATAAGAGGCTTATAGAAATCTATTTAATCTCTTCTTCCTCTCTAATTGTTTATAAATAAAATGTTTATTAAATAAATATAATAATAATTTTATCAAATGTCAATAAAATATTTCGAAAAAATTAAATAAAGTATTTCTTAAAATCTGCCGATAAAAATCTCAAAACAACAAAAGAGGGTGACTTCATATGAAAAAAGAACAGATAATGAGATGCCCAAAATGTAATAGTGACGGTATATTTAAAAAATATGATGGCACGAAAGGGAATCTCTATGAGTGCTGGGTATGTGAACAGAGGTTTTTCATTACTGCAGAAAAGTTTATGATAATGATTCCTTCCCTATTTATGGCTAACGAAGTAACGATTAATTGAAAATATTTTAAAACCCCTTTTAAAAACCCATCCTTCCTTTAATCCTTATATTATCCTGTTTTTTTTGATGCTATAAAAAACAGTTGACAACATAATTAATTATTTATAAAATATCACGTTTTTTTAATTTTTTCAAATTATGAGGAGGTGGATATGGCTAAAAAGGTTTATATTGATGCGGATGAGTGCACAGGATGTGAGGTATGTGTTCAGACATGCCCTGAAGTTTTTCAGATGAGTGATGATGGAGTTGCAGAGGTTAAGAACCCCACAGGAGACTCCGAAGATAATATCCAAGAGGCTATTGATGCATGTCCTGTCCAGTGTATTCACTGGGAAGAATAGATTATTTTTTTAAACCAATTTTAAAAAGGGAGGATCTTTATGTTCCTCCCTTTTATCTTTGATTTGGCCTTTTCTTTTAAAGAGAGAGGTCCTGAGGAAAATAGACGAGATGGGAATTACATATACAGTCAGAAGACCCGAATTTTGGTACGCGTATCCTCGCACCCTTTATCTTAGCGATTTTTTTATTGATTAAACACTCCCCTCCAGCTCTCCAAGGATAAATCTTTATATCTTCAATCTTACCAAATCTAAGAAAATAATCGATATGCCAGTAAAGTTTTTTCTTTTTTCTCTTGTGTCTCTCTAATCTTGCTAGAAGATTTTTCTTCGCTCTGCCAGTATAAATATAATAACCTGGTGAAAATATAAATATTCCGAGTCTTCCCACAGAAATTTTTTTCAATCTACCTAATCTAATTTTAAGGTTATAGATTCCTCTATCCTTCATTTTTATAAATCATTTTGTAATTATTATAGTTTCTCAAGATACTCTTTACATAGTTCCTCGTTTCAAAATAAGGAATTTGCTCAATAAATACTTCGATATCTTTTCTATATTTTTCTTTAAACCATTTCTTAACCCGTTTTTCTCCTGCATTATAACTGGCAAGAGCAAGAACTAAATTTCCATCAAACTCCTTCAGGAGATCTCCAAAGTATCGAATCCCCAGCGATATATTGATATCTGGCATAAAGAGCATATCTTTGTTGAATTTTTTTACTTTTAGTTTTCTTGATATCATCTTTGCAGTGCTTGGCATCAGCTGCATAAGCCCCATCGCCCCTGCCCTAGAGATAATTTTAGGATCAAAGGCACTTTCTTGTCGGATCATCGCTAAAATGAGATATGGCTCAAGACCATTATTTTCTGAATGAAGTTTGATGATTGGCCAAGGAGTCTTTGGGTAATAGATCCGCCAGAATCTTTTCGGAAGGCTTTTTATCTCTTCTTTTGAGAGGCTTATATAGATATCATTCAATTTTTTTATGGCTTGAATATAAGACCTGGATTTGTAGTACACATCACTTAAAAGAAAGAGATATCTGGGCTCTCTTGGAAATATCTCTGAGAGAATATCAACCTCTTTACTGGCATCTTTAAAAAATCCTAAAGCTACCAACTCGCTCATCTTTTTGTAATGATATCTTTCCCATTTTTTTAACGGGGGAGATTTTATGAGCTGTTTTGAATTGATGGCAACAGTTTTTTTAAAGAGAGGAACAACAGGAGAAGAAATTTGTTTTTTTAGAATTTTTTCAAGCCGCTCTTTCCCTGCATAAGCATAATAGGTATAGGGATACTCTTGAAGGAGATCTTTATATATAGATATTGCCTGGTCTATATCATTAAGTCTTTCAGCGCTCCTTCCTTTCCAATAGAGGGCTTTACGTGCAATTTCTGGATTGAAAGAGAAATCTTTTTTAATAGGATTAAAATGATCATAGGCATTTTTATATTTCTTTAACAGATAATAAATCCAGCCCTTTTCCCATTGAGCCTCTTTAGCAAGTTCTCCTTTGGGGAAATCAGTTCTGAGTCTTGTGTAGAGTTTTAGAGATTTTTTATATTTTTTTTCTTCTTCTGCTATTCGAGCAAGAACATAGAGTCCCTTTTCAGTCCATTCATTTTTGGGATACTTCTTTATGAGTTTCTTCAGATATTTCTCTGATTGAGGAATAGAACCTTTATTCCAGTAAATTCTGCCAATTCGATAATATGCTATGGGTACTTTTGTACTTTTGGGATATTTCTTGATAAAATTTTCTAATATTTTAATGGCTTTATCTTTTTCCTCCATTTTTGAAAATGTAATGCCCAAGAGGAAAAAAGAGTCTTCACCAATATCTCCTCCTTGTTTAATAAGGACCTTTAGTTCATCTATGGCTTTTTGATAATACTTTGCCTCTATGAGGTTTTCAGCTCTTCTATATTGCTGTGAGGGTAAAAATAAGGATTCGGGATATTTCAATCTATCTTTAATTTCTTCCATTCTCTGAAGGGAAAGATCTGCTAGGGGGTCTTGTGGAAAATCAATATAAAGCCTTTGATATGTGGAAAAAGCTTTTTTAAAATTATCAATTTTTTCAAAGGAAACCCCCAGGTTGTACAAGGCTTGTATAAACTCCATTTCTTCTTCATATATATTCTTTTCTATAAATTCCTGATAATATTTTGAGGCATCCTTATAATCATTAAGAAGAAAATGAGTTTGAGCTAATTGATACAAAGCATTTGGCCTCAGCCGACTGGAGGGATAAGATTCTAAGAATATCTTTAAAGATTCAATCTTTTTTTCATATTCTCCTTTCTCTCCCCATATAGTAGAAATATTGAATTGGATATAGTCATTAAGTTGAGGATATCTTTTTTTTGATTCTCTATAAAACATGAGGGCATTATCCAGATCTCTTGTTTGAAGGTAACAATAACCCAGAAGATAAAGAGAACGACCAGCCCAGGGCGTATGAGAAAATCTGTCTTTGAATATGAGAAGTTTATCAATAGCATTTGTATAATTTTCTTTTTCAATTGCACCTAGAATTTCCTTAAAAAAAAGCTGGGGGTTCTCTTTTCCAAATAGTTTCTGGGTAAGATTTAAAGATAAAATTAAAAAAATAATTATGAGATATTTTTTCTTCATCAGCTTAAATATCTTTCTTTAAGCTTTAAAATCCTTTCTAAAGACCTATCTATTATACTAAGAGGTATTTCTTTTTTTTCTATAGAGCTTATAAGTCTTTCATAAACCTTCATCTGATTTTTTGAATGTTGAGATATCAAGAGGATATCAGTCCCTGCATTCTTTGCAAGAAGAGCTGCTTCTTCTATATTGTAACTTTCTGTAATACCCTTCATTACTAAATCATCACTTATAACTACTCCTTTGAATTTAAGTTCTTTTCTCAATAAGTCATGAATAATCCTTTTTGAAAGGGTAGCCGGATATTCTGGATCGACTCCTTTATAGACTACATGGGCGGTCATGATAGTATCCACTAAATGATGGATTGCGGCTATAAAAGGCTTGAGCTCAATATTTTTAAGCCGAACCAGGTTATGCTCTAATTTGGGTAAGGTCAGATGAGAATCCAAAGAGGTGTCTCCATGTCCTGGAAAGTGCTTTGCTGTGGTTATTACCCCCTCACGATGAAGCGCTTCAATTGCGGCAACACCCATCTTGACAACGATACCTGGCTCTTTTCCAAAGGCTCTGTCCCCAATAACAGGATTTTTTGGATTCGTATCTATATCCAATACAGGTGCTAGGTTCATATTAATACCAACAAGCTTTAATTCTCTTGCTGTTCTCCTAAAATAAGACTTAACGAGGTCAATAGATCCTATTTGACCTAATAATCTCGCAGGAGGAAAAGGAGGAATAAAATCTTTTAGACGGGAGACCCGTCCGCCTTCCTGGTCAACAGCTATAAAAAGAGGGGTTTTGGCAGGAAAGGATCTGCTTACTTCTTGAAGTTCTCTGCATAAAGAAGTGGTTTGATGTTGGTCAGTCAGATTGTCCTCGAAAAGGATCACCCCTCCTATATAAAAATTTTTTATAAGCTCCTTTGTCTTCTGATTAAGAGACTTTCCCCTAAAACCTATCATAAGGAACTGACCGGCCTTTTCCTTCAAGGTCATCTTTTTTAAATCAAACATCTCAAAATAGGCCTTTTTATTCTAATTAAAATATAGAATTTAAATGTAACATAGGTTCCCTATAGAGGCAAGTTTATTGACTTTTCAATCTATTTCTGATAATTAACAAAACTTCTAATCTCTTTGAGGTCAGACTCAAATGTATGATAAAAGAAAAAGATATCGATTAGTGATATCACTACTGTTATCTCTTTTCTTATTATTTCCAACCTCTTTAGTCTGTAAGGATATTATCTTAGAAGAACCAGCTATCAATGTAGATAAAAGGACGGTAAAGACCATCTCTCATAAGAGAGATAAGGATATGTTGGGTGTTCAAATCCCTTTTATTGAATCAAAGAATCTTTTGGAATTTGAGAGAAGTTTAGGCGAGCTTAAGGATTTGGGAATAGATACTTTAATCGTAAGGGTCTTTCAAAATAAAGGAGACAGGAATCACAGATTGGTAAAAAATAAGAGAAGGACAGGGATTTACTTTAAATCCTCAGCTGCTCCTGTTTTGGAGGATATCCTACAAGATTTAGTAAGGATTGCCCGTAAAAATAATATGAAGATTTATGCATGGATGAGTACGAGGTCATGCGATTGGTTAATATCTGAAAATAAGGAATTGAGGGATTATTACTATGATTTTAATAAAAGAAAGATACTGCGTTCTCATAGATTAAACCTCTTTAAGAATGAGGCCAAAGATTATTTGAAAAGACTTTATGTTGATCTCGCAAGATACGATATTGATGGAATCCTCCTTCAAGATGATTTGATTATGAAACATAATGAGAGTTTTAGCCCTGAGGCAAAAGCCGAATTTTTAAAAAAGTTTGGATACAACCTTCTTCCTGATAAAATGTATAAAGAAATTCATAGGGATTATAGGGGAAAAATTGATAAATATAGTTATAGGGATGAGTTCTGGACATGGACTGATTGGAAGAGCCACTATATAGTGAGTTTTTTACAAGATCTCATATTTTCTACCAAGAAAATAAATCCAAAACTAAAATTTATAATCAATTTATACTACGAGACAATAAGTGATCCCGAGAATGCTAAAGCTTGGTTATCTCAGGACCTTGAAAAGATAAAAGGACTTAATCTCGATTATTATTCTTTTATGTTCTATCACCGTCAGATAAAAAAGGAGCTAAAACTCTCTCTTAATGAGTTAAAAGAATTTTTAAAAAATTTAACAAAAAGAGCAATTGCTAGAATTGGTGACCCCAAAAAGATCATTTTCAAAATACAGGTTTTTGATTGGGATAACAAAAGTAAGATTTCATCCGAAGAGATAAGCAATATAATAAGTGTTCTCAGATCATCAGGAGCAGGTAATTTTATCTTTTTTCCAGAAATTAAAAAAGAAGAATTAGACAGCCTTAATAAAATCTTATAAAAGGTAATAAAATTTGTTAAAAAAATTATAATTTTTTTGTTGATTACATTTTTGTATAATGTATACTTTATATTATTTGATGTCATAAATGGGAGATTTCTCATGAGAAGCATAAAGGTTCAAAAGATTATAGAAGCTGTTAAAAAGATATGTATTGAGGCTAATTATCTCTTAGGTCCGGAAGAATTAAACGCCCTCGATGAAAGTATATCAAAAGAAGAATCAAAAACCGGTATTGAAATATTAAAACAGATCAGGATGAATGCTGAGATAGCTAAAAAGGAAGATATCCCTATCTGTCAGGATACAGGTTCTGCCGTATTCTTTGTCGAAATAGGTCATGATGTTAAAATCGAAGATGGTTCATTAAATCATGCAATTAATGAGGGGGTTCGCCAGGGATACAGAGAAGGTTATTTGAGAAAATCAATATTAAAAGACCCGATTGAAAGAATAAATACAGGAGATAATACCCCGGCAATCATTCACTATAGTCTTGTGGAAGGTGACAAACTAAAGATTATCCTTGATGCAAAAGGTGGAGGGA
This window of the Nitrospinota bacterium genome carries:
- a CDS encoding exosortase system-associated protein, TIGR04073 family, whose translation is MKTLVKLVLIVFIAFVILSFAHDSYAQNAGTKLKRGVINFFTGWYEIPVNIKKDYREQGGWGIVTGPVKGLFFGLARMGAGVWDTLTFPIPAPAGYEPLMKPEYAWENK
- a CDS encoding ferredoxin, with product MAKKVYIDADECTGCEVCVQTCPEVFQMSDDGVAEVKNPTGDSEDNIQEAIDACPVQCIHWEE
- a CDS encoding GIY-YIG nuclease family protein, which codes for MKDRGIYNLKIRLGRLKKISVGRLGIFIFSPGYYIYTGRAKKNLLARLERHKRKKKKLYWHIDYFLRFGKIEDIKIYPWRAGGECLINKKIAKIKGARIRVPKFGSSDCICNSHLVYFPQDLSL
- a CDS encoding tetratricopeptide repeat protein; its protein translation is MKKKYLIIIFLILSLNLTQKLFGKENPQLFFKEILGAIEKENYTNAIDKLLIFKDRFSHTPWAGRSLYLLGYCYLQTRDLDNALMFYRESKKRYPQLNDYIQFNISTIWGEKGEYEKKIESLKIFLESYPSSRLRPNALYQLAQTHFLLNDYKDASKYYQEFIEKNIYEEEMEFIQALYNLGVSFEKIDNFKKAFSTYQRLYIDFPQDPLADLSLQRMEEIKDRLKYPESLFLPSQQYRRAENLIEAKYYQKAIDELKVLIKQGGDIGEDSFFLLGITFSKMEEKDKAIKILENFIKKYPKSTKVPIAYYRIGRIYWNKGSIPQSEKYLKKLIKKYPKNEWTEKGLYVLARIAEEEKKYKKSLKLYTRLRTDFPKGELAKEAQWEKGWIYYLLKKYKNAYDHFNPIKKDFSFNPEIARKALYWKGRSAERLNDIDQAISIYKDLLQEYPYTYYAYAGKERLEKILKKQISSPVVPLFKKTVAINSKQLIKSPPLKKWERYHYKKMSELVALGFFKDASKEVDILSEIFPREPRYLFLLSDVYYKSRSYIQAIKKLNDIYISLSKEEIKSLPKRFWRIYYPKTPWPIIKLHSENNGLEPYLILAMIRQESAFDPKIISRAGAMGLMQLMPSTAKMISRKLKVKKFNKDMLFMPDINISLGIRYFGDLLKEFDGNLVLALASYNAGEKRVKKWFKEKYRKDIEVFIEQIPYFETRNYVKSILRNYNNYKMIYKNEG
- a CDS encoding poly-beta-1,6-N-acetyl-D-glucosamine N-deacetylase PgaB; its protein translation is MYDKRKRYRLVISLLLSLFLLFPTSLVCKDIILEEPAINVDKRTVKTISHKRDKDMLGVQIPFIESKNLLEFERSLGELKDLGIDTLIVRVFQNKGDRNHRLVKNKRRTGIYFKSSAAPVLEDILQDLVRIARKNNMKIYAWMSTRSCDWLISENKELRDYYYDFNKRKILRSHRLNLFKNEAKDYLKRLYVDLARYDIDGILLQDDLIMKHNESFSPEAKAEFLKKFGYNLLPDKMYKEIHRDYRGKIDKYSYRDEFWTWTDWKSHYIVSFLQDLIFSTKKINPKLKFIINLYYETISDPENAKAWLSQDLEKIKGLNLDYYSFMFYHRQIKKELKLSLNELKEFLKNLTKRAIARIGDPKKIIFKIQVFDWDNKSKISSEEISNIISVLRSSGAGNFIFFPEIKKEELDSLNKIL
- the nagZ gene encoding beta-N-acetylhexosaminidase, whose translation is MFDLKKMTLKEKAGQFLMIGFRGKSLNQKTKELIKNFYIGGVILFEDNLTDQHQTTSLCRELQEVSRSFPAKTPLFIAVDQEGGRVSRLKDFIPPFPPARLLGQIGSIDLVKSYFRRTARELKLVGINMNLAPVLDIDTNPKNPVIGDRAFGKEPGIVVKMGVAAIEALHREGVITTAKHFPGHGDTSLDSHLTLPKLEHNLVRLKNIELKPFIAAIHHLVDTIMTAHVVYKGVDPEYPATLSKRIIHDLLRKELKFKGVVISDDLVMKGITESYNIEEAALLAKNAGTDILLISQHSKNQMKVYERLISSIEKKEIPLSIIDRSLERILKLKERYLS
- a CDS encoding fumarate hydratase, which gives rise to MRSIKVQKIIEAVKKICIEANYLLGPEELNALDESISKEESKTGIEILKQIRMNAEIAKKEDIPICQDTGSAVFFVEIGHDVKIEDGSLNHAINEGVRQGYREGYLRKSILKDPIERINTGDNTPAIIHYSLVEGDKLKIILDAKGGGSENMSRLKMLKPSDGKDGIKDFVIEAVKLAGANACPPLVVGVGIGGNFEKCALLAKSSLLRPLGKPNKDPKIASLEKELLEEINGLGIGPQGLGGRITALAVHVETYPCHIASLPVAVNLDCHVHRHKEIIL